One Ancylobacter novellus DSM 506 genomic window, GAGCGCGCGCTGGCGCGCCTCGTCCTCGCGGTTTTCCTGCTGCATGCGCTTGGTCTTCTGCGTCAGCCAGGAGGAGTAGTTGCCCTCGTAGGGGATGCCGCGACCGCGGTCGAGCTCGAGGATCCAGCCGGTCACATTGTCGAGGAAGTAGCGGTCATGGGTGACGATCAGGATCGCGCCCGGATAGTTACGCAGGTGGCCTTCCAGCCAGTTGGTGGTCTCGGCGTCGAGATGGTTGGTCGGCTCGTCGAGCAGCAGCAATTCGGGCTGCGAGAGCAGGAGCTGGCACAGCGCGACGCGGCGGCGCTCACCGCCGGAGAGCCGGGTGACGTCCGAGCCCTCTTCCGGGCAGCCCAGCGCGTCCATCGCCTGGTCGATCTTGCTGTCGAGGTCCCACAGGCCCTGGCCTTCGATCTCGTCCTGCAGCGCGGTCATCTCGTCCGCGGTCTCGTCCGAGTAGTTCATGGCGAGCTCGTTGTAGCGGTCGAGGATCGCCTTCTGCTTGGCGACGCCGAGCATGACGTTCTCGCGCACCGACAGCTTGGGGTCGAGCTGCGGCTCCTGCGGCAGGTAGCCGACGCGCGCGCCTTCCGCGACCCAGGCCTCGCCGGTGAAATCCTTGTCCAGGCCGGCCATGATCTTGAGCAGGGTCGACTTACCCGAGCCGTTGGGGCCGAGGATGCCGATCTTGGCGTCCGGGTAGAAGGAGAGATGGATGTTCTCCAGCACCTTCTTGCCGCCCGGATAGGCCTTGGTCATGCCGTGCATGTGGTAGACGTACTGATAGGAAGCCATGTGCCAAAAGCCTCTGCGCGCTCGCGCGATGGGCGAAGCCGGATGTGGGCGGGTCGGGGTTGGCCGCTATGTAACCTTCGCATCCGCGAGGGGCAAGGGCTGGCGCGGGTCGCCTAGCCCGCCGCCGGCACGAGAAAGCTGCGTATCTGCGCCTCCGCCGCCGGGAATCTCGCCGCCAGTGCCTCCATGTCGCCGAGTTCGACATCCTGCGGCTCGACGCCGGGCCATTCCGTGCTGGCGCCGAGGAACCACCGCCCGCCGGGCACGAGCCGGGCGGTGTGGAAGGTGCCGCCGGGAATGAAGAGCTGCACGAGCTGGCCGGCGGCGAGGTCCGGGCCCACCACGACGCGCTCGGTGGAACCGTCCTCGCGCAGCAGCAGCACCTCCAGCGGGTCGCCGAGGTAATAGTGATAGAGCTGGTCGTTGCGGATGCGGTGGAGCTGCACCGGCGCCTGCGGCGTCACCAGGAAATACAGCGCCGAGCCCATAGGCCGCCCGGTCTCGAATGGCGCGGCCAATCCGCCCGGCGTGATGCGCTCGCCGGCGACATAGGTCAGGCGCACATAGCCGCAGGTCGCGCCGGGCGCGAGGTCGAGCAGCGCAATCACCTCATCGGCGGTCATTCGCAATCCTTTCCGGGAGCCCGGAGGATGCTACCGCGCCCCGTGTCCGAACGCACGCCGGGAGACCGGCAAATGCGCCGCCACTTTACTTTTCCGGTACTGGAACGCCGCCGCCGAACGCGCGTTAACGCCGTGCTGCGTGGCGACCGCCAGCAGGCGGCAGGAGACCTCATTACCTCCTGCATCGACGATCGGGCTTGTATAGGGGCAGGATGGCGAGAGCACGAACCGCACCAGGATACGGCATGCATCCTCTCCCCGAGCCCGACTGGGCGCTCTTTCTCGATATCGACGGCACGCTGATCGAGCATGCCGACCACCCGGAAGGGGTGACGATTCCCGACTATCTGCCGGACCTGCTCACCAACCTGCAAGTGGTGCTGGGCGGGGCGGTGGCGCTGGTGTCGGGCCGCACCATCGACTGGATGGACAAGCGTTTCGCCCCCGCCCGGCTCCCGGCCTCCGGCCAGCACGGGGCGGAGATCCGCCTTGCCCCGGACACGCCCTCGGTGCCGATTCCCGAGCCGAAATGGCGCAAGCCGCTGGAGAAGGCGCTCGACGAGGTGCTCACCACCTGGCCCGGCGTGTTCGTCGAGCACAAGCCGCTGTCGCTGGCGGTGCATTTCCGCGCCGTGCCGCAGTTCGGCGACGTCATCATGGACAGGGTGATCGAGCTCGGCACCGGGCTGAACGACGGCGTCGAGTTCCTCAAGGGCCGCTTCGTCATCGAGGTGCGCCAGGGCGGACGCGACAAGGGCACGGCGGTCGAGCAGTTCATGAACACGGCGCTGTTCACCGGGCGGCGGCCGGTGTTCCTCGGCGACGACGTCACCGACGAGGACGGCTTCCGCGCCGTCCGCGCGGCCGGCGGCCTCGCCGTCGCGGTGGGACCGCGCCCGACCCAGCAGGCCGACTACCGCCTCGCGACGCCCATGGAGGTGCGCGACTGGCTCGGCACGATTCCCGAAGCACTGGAGCGCGTCGCCCCGTGAATTCCGGCCTGGACCTCGCCGCCATCGGCAACTCGACCATCGCCGCCCTGATCGACCGCAAGGGCCGCATCGCCTGGTGCTGCTGGCCGCGCATCGACGGCGATCCCGTCTTCTCCTCGCTGCTCGGCGGAGAGGAGCCGGAGGCCGGTTTCTTCGACGTGGTGCTCGACGGCGAGGTGACGGCCACCCGCCGCTACCAGCGCAACACCGCCATCGTCGAGACCATCCTGGAGAACGACAAGGGCGCCAAGCTGCGGATCATCGACTTCGCGCCGCGCTTCAAGCTCTATGACCGCATCTACCGCCCGGCGATGCTGGTGCGGCGGATCGAGCCGCTTTCCGGCACCTGCCGGGTCACGATACGCCTGCGCCCGCACTCCAACTGGGGCGAGCAGCGACCGGAGCCGGTGCGCGGCTCCAATCACATGCGCTTCGCGAGCGACGACTTCACCCTGCGCGCCACCACCGACCTGCCGATCGTCTACGTGATGGAGGAACGCCCCTTCGTCATCGGCAAGGCGGCGACCATCGTGCTGGGGCCGGACGAGCCCTTCCCGTCCAGCCTCGCCGATACCACGCGCGGCTTCGAGGAAAAGACCCGCGACTACTGGCACGACTGGGTGCGCTACCTCTCCGTGCCGTTCGAATGGCAGGACGCGGTCATCCGCGCCGCCATCTCGCTGAAGCTGTGCGCCTATGAGGAGACCGGCGGCATCGTCGCCGCGCTCACCACCTCCATCCCCGAGGCGCCGCACTCCATCCGCAACTGGGACTACCGGCACTGCTGGCTGCGCGATTCCTACTTCACCGTGCGGGCGCTGAACCTGCTCGGGGCGACGCGCACCATGGAGGACTATATCCGCTACCTCACCACGGTGATCGCTTCCGAGCCCTCGGGGCGGCTGGCGCCGGTCTATTCGATCGTGCCGGGCACGCCGCTGGAGGAACGCTTCGCCACCGCCCTGCCCGGCTTCTGCGGCATGGGGCCGGTGCGCGTCGGCAACCAGGCGGCCGAGCAGGTGCAGAACGACGGCTACGGCCATGTCGTGCTGGCGGCGGCGCAGATGTTCTTCGACGAGCGCCTGCCCAATCGCGGCGACAAGGCGCTGTTCAACCTCCTGGAAAGCGTCGCCGCCAAGGCGGTGGACTTCGCCTTCGAGCCCGATGCCGGGCTGTGGGAACTGCGCGGCAAGAAGCGGCTGCACACCTTCTCGGCGGTGATGAGCTGGGCCGCCTGCGACCGTCTCTCGCGCATCGCCCGCGTGCTGGAGATGCCCGAGCGGACGCAGTTCTGGTCCGAGCGCGCCAACGGCATCCGCGCCCGCATCCTCTCCTTCGCCTGGAGCGACAAGCTGAACAGCTTCGTCGACGCCGAGGAGGACGGGCAGCTCGACGCCAGCCTGCTGCTGCTGGCCGAGCTCGGCTTCGTGCGGCCGGACGATCCGCGCTACATCGCCACCGTCGACACGATCGGCCGCGAGCTGAAGCGCAACGGCTACATGATGCGCTACGCCGGCGAGGACGATTTCGGCCTGCCGGAGACCTCCTTCACCATCTGCTCGTTCTGGTACGCCGGGGCGCTCGACCTGATCGGCCGCCGCGACGAGGCACGCGAGATGTTCACCAGCCTCCTCGCCCGGCGCAACGAGGCGGGGCTGCTGTCCGAGGACATCGACAACCAGACGCTCGAACTGTGGGGCAACATCCCGCAGACCTATTCCATGGTCGGTCTCATCGACACGGCCATGCGCTTGTCGAAAACATGGGAGGAAGCGTTTTGGCGCGGCTCGTAATCGTCTCCAACCGGGTGGCCTCTCCGAAGGAGCGGGCCGCCAAGGCAGGAGGCCTGGCGGTCGCGCTGCGCGAGGCACTTGGACAACGTGGCGGGCTCTGGTTCGGCTGGAGCGGCGAGACCCAGACCGATCCGCCGCCGCCGAAAGTGTTCCGCTCCGGCCGCGTCACCTACGCGCTGCAGACGCTCGATCCCGAAGACCAGCGCGCCCACTATGCCGGCTATGCCAATGGCGCGCTGTGGCCGCTGTGCCATTACCGGCTTGGCGCCATCTCCTACCGCCGCGCCGACTGGCTCGGCTACCGGCGGGTGAGCGAGCATTTCGCCCGCTCGCTGATGCCGCTGCTGACCCCGGATGACACCGTCTGGGTGCATGACTACCACTTCATCCCGCTGGCGGCGGAGCTGCGCAAGCTCGGCTTCGAGGGGCGGATCGGCTATTTCCACCACATCCCCTGGCCGACGCCGGAAGTCTTCCTCACCTTGCCCTCGCATGCGGCGCTGGTGCAGGACCTGTCGCATTACGACCTCGTCGGCTTGCAGACCGAGCACGACGTGCGCGCGCTGCTGACCTACATCTCCTCCGAGGCGCATGGCTGGATCGCCCCGGGCGGCGTGGTCGGCCTGCGCGAGCGGCGCTTCCGCATCCTCTCCTTCCCGATCGGCATAGACGCGGCGGCCTTCGTGCACGACGCGAAGGCCTCGGTCGGGCGCGACGAGGAGCGCCGGCTGGAGGCAAGCCTCGCCGGCCGGGCGCTGGCGGTCGGCGTCGACCGGCTCGACTATTCCAAGGGCCTGCCGAACAAGTTCGCCGCCTTCGGCGAGCTGCTCAATGCCTATCCCGAGCACCGCTCCAAGGTGACGATGATGCAGATCGCGCCGGTCTCGCGCGAGGAGGTCGCCGAGTACCGGGCGCTGCGCCGCGAGCTGGAGGAGCTCGGCGGCGCCATCAACGGCGAATATGCCGAGTTCGACTGGGTGCCGCTGCGCTACCTCAACAAGGCGTTCCCGCGCGCGACGCTCGCCGCCATCTACCGCAACGCCCGGCTCGGGCTGGTGACGCCGCTGCGCGACGGCATGAACCTCGTCGCCAAGGAATATGTCGCGGCGCAGAACCCGAAGGACCCCGGCGTGCTCGTCCTCTCGCGCTTCGCCGGCGCGGCGGACGAGCTGACCGGCGCGCTGATCGTCAATCCCTACGACATCGAAGGGATGGCGGAGGCGTTCAACGTCGGCCTGCGCATGCCGCTGGAGGAGCGCAAGGAACGCTGGCGCGCCAATATGGACAAAGTCGAGACCAACACGATCCACGAATGGTGCGAGAACTTCATCGCCGAATTGTCGCGGCCGGTTGACCAATTCACCGCCGGGCCCGAGTCTGGCTGGACGCCGGCGCGCGGCTGAGGCCAGCTCTTCACTCTCTGCCGACCGGAAGACGCGATGTGGCACACCCCGCCAGTCCCGCCCAACGAAGAGCAGCGGCTCGGGGCGCTCGCCGCCTGCCAGATCATGGACACGCCGCATGACGCGCGCTTCGACCGGCTGACCTATCTGGCGCGGCGTTTCTACGATGCGGATGTCGCCTTCATCGGCTTCATCGACGACAAGTACCAGTGGATGAAGTCGCTCACCTCAGGCGACATCATCCCGCCCGCCATCGAGCGCGAGAAGTCGGTCTGCCAGGTGATGGTCGCCAGTGGCCGGCCTCTGGTCGTCGGCGACCTGCACACCGACGAACGCTTCACCGGCCATCCGACCATCCCGCTGCTGCCGCTGCACTTCTATGCCGGCGTGCCGCTGCTGGTGCCGCCGGGCCTCGTCATCGGCTCGCTGTGCGTGCTGCGCGGCGCGCCGGGCGTCGAGGAGGATTTCGACGTGCAGCCGCTGGTCGAGCTCGCCGCCATCGCGGTCGACGAGCTGGAGCTGAACACGCTCAACCGCGAATTGACCCGGCTCACCCGCGT contains:
- a CDS encoding glycoside hydrolase family 15 protein — encoded protein: MNSGLDLAAIGNSTIAALIDRKGRIAWCCWPRIDGDPVFSSLLGGEEPEAGFFDVVLDGEVTATRRYQRNTAIVETILENDKGAKLRIIDFAPRFKLYDRIYRPAMLVRRIEPLSGTCRVTIRLRPHSNWGEQRPEPVRGSNHMRFASDDFTLRATTDLPIVYVMEERPFVIGKAATIVLGPDEPFPSSLADTTRGFEEKTRDYWHDWVRYLSVPFEWQDAVIRAAISLKLCAYEETGGIVAALTTSIPEAPHSIRNWDYRHCWLRDSYFTVRALNLLGATRTMEDYIRYLTTVIASEPSGRLAPVYSIVPGTPLEERFATALPGFCGMGPVRVGNQAAEQVQNDGYGHVVLAAAQMFFDERLPNRGDKALFNLLESVAAKAVDFAFEPDAGLWELRGKKRLHTFSAVMSWAACDRLSRIARVLEMPERTQFWSERANGIRARILSFAWSDKLNSFVDAEEDGQLDASLLLLAELGFVRPDDPRYIATVDTIGRELKRNGYMMRYAGEDDFGLPETSFTICSFWYAGALDLIGRRDEAREMFTSLLARRNEAGLLSEDIDNQTLELWGNIPQTYSMVGLIDTAMRLSKTWEEAFWRGS
- the otsB gene encoding trehalose-phosphatase, with the protein product MHPLPEPDWALFLDIDGTLIEHADHPEGVTIPDYLPDLLTNLQVVLGGAVALVSGRTIDWMDKRFAPARLPASGQHGAEIRLAPDTPSVPIPEPKWRKPLEKALDEVLTTWPGVFVEHKPLSLAVHFRAVPQFGDVIMDRVIELGTGLNDGVEFLKGRFVIEVRQGGRDKGTAVEQFMNTALFTGRRPVFLGDDVTDEDGFRAVRAAGGLAVAVGPRPTQQADYRLATPMEVRDWLGTIPEALERVAP
- a CDS encoding alpha,alpha-trehalose-phosphate synthase (UDP-forming), translated to MARLVIVSNRVASPKERAAKAGGLAVALREALGQRGGLWFGWSGETQTDPPPPKVFRSGRVTYALQTLDPEDQRAHYAGYANGALWPLCHYRLGAISYRRADWLGYRRVSEHFARSLMPLLTPDDTVWVHDYHFIPLAAELRKLGFEGRIGYFHHIPWPTPEVFLTLPSHAALVQDLSHYDLVGLQTEHDVRALLTYISSEAHGWIAPGGVVGLRERRFRILSFPIGIDAAAFVHDAKASVGRDEERRLEASLAGRALAVGVDRLDYSKGLPNKFAAFGELLNAYPEHRSKVTMMQIAPVSREEVAEYRALRRELEELGGAINGEYAEFDWVPLRYLNKAFPRATLAAIYRNARLGLVTPLRDGMNLVAKEYVAAQNPKDPGVLVLSRFAGAADELTGALIVNPYDIEGMAEAFNVGLRMPLEERKERWRANMDKVETNTIHEWCENFIAELSRPVDQFTAGPESGWTPARG
- a CDS encoding sensor domain-containing diguanylate cyclase, producing the protein MWHTPPVPPNEEQRLGALAACQIMDTPHDARFDRLTYLARRFYDADVAFIGFIDDKYQWMKSLTSGDIIPPAIEREKSVCQVMVASGRPLVVGDLHTDERFTGHPTIPLLPLHFYAGVPLLVPPGLVIGSLCVLRGAPGVEEDFDVQPLVELAAIAVDELELNTLNRELTRLTRVDALTGLANRRCFDEELARAGQRCRRTGEAFSVMLIDIDRFKALNDGFGHQAGDEALRRVGAALGGMAARQDDTLARYGGEEFAAILCGSDESGALSVAGRIRSALAQAAIVHPVTGKVTVSIGIVSRPASEIDLDRMIAQADAALYEAKRRGRDLVVCHEDPDGL
- a CDS encoding cupin domain-containing protein; this translates as MTADEVIALLDLAPGATCGYVRLTYVAGERITPGGLAAPFETGRPMGSALYFLVTPQAPVQLHRIRNDQLYHYYLGDPLEVLLLREDGSTERVVVGPDLAAGQLVQLFIPGGTFHTARLVPGGRWFLGASTEWPGVEPQDVELGDMEALAARFPAAEAQIRSFLVPAAG